From the Burkholderia mayonis genome, one window contains:
- a CDS encoding LysR family transcriptional regulator has protein sequence MQFDDLRIFVATVEAGSFTGAADKLLLSKQFVSRRVMALEASLGIRLLVRNTRKLAVTELGQEFHSRATRILAEIADTEEAMSARRRDLRGTLKISAPMSFGITHVSPLIAEFLVQHPAVRLHLELSDRHVDLIGEGFDLALRIGALPDSTLIARRLGELRMVACCSPAYRRSRGAPATPADLHRHTCLLYGQEGRTGWEFAIDGARRTFEVQGALLANNGDVIRDAAVAGLGVALLPHFIVAPALDAGTLVTVLEPFAQSPLPVNAVYPQHRQDMAACRVFLGFIEERLRKRFAK, from the coding sequence ATGCAATTCGACGACCTTCGGATATTCGTCGCGACGGTGGAGGCGGGAAGCTTCACGGGCGCGGCAGACAAGCTCCTGCTGTCGAAGCAGTTCGTCAGCCGGCGGGTAATGGCGCTCGAGGCGTCGCTCGGCATCCGGCTGCTCGTGCGCAACACGCGCAAGCTCGCGGTGACGGAGCTCGGCCAGGAGTTCCACTCGCGCGCGACGCGCATCCTCGCCGAGATCGCGGACACCGAGGAGGCGATGTCCGCGCGCCGCCGCGACCTGCGCGGGACACTCAAGATCAGCGCGCCGATGTCGTTCGGCATCACGCACGTGTCGCCGCTGATCGCCGAGTTCCTCGTCCAGCACCCGGCCGTCCGGCTGCATCTCGAGCTCAGCGACCGCCACGTCGATCTGATCGGCGAAGGATTCGACCTCGCGCTGCGCATCGGCGCGCTGCCCGATTCGACGCTGATCGCGCGCCGCCTCGGCGAATTGCGGATGGTCGCGTGCTGCAGCCCTGCTTACCGGCGCAGCCGGGGCGCGCCGGCGACGCCCGCCGATCTGCATCGGCACACGTGCCTGCTGTACGGCCAGGAGGGGCGCACCGGCTGGGAGTTCGCAATCGACGGCGCGCGCCGTACGTTCGAAGTGCAGGGCGCGCTGCTCGCGAACAACGGCGACGTGATCCGCGACGCGGCCGTCGCGGGGCTCGGCGTCGCGCTGCTGCCGCACTTCATCGTCGCGCCCGCGCTGGATGCGGGCACGCTCGTGACCGTGCTCGAACCGTTCGCGCAGTCTCCGTTGCCGGTGAACGCCGTTTATCCGCAGCATCGGCAGGACATGGCGGCCTGCCGGGTGTTTCTCGGATTCATCGAAGAGCGGCTGCGCAAGCGCTTTGCCAAGTGA
- a CDS encoding pirin family protein: protein MIEVRAANQRGRAEHGWLRSRHTFSFAEYYDPAQVGFSDLLVINDDRVAPGRGFGMHPHRDMEILSYVLEGALEHRDTMGTGSVIVPGDVQLMSAGKGIAHSEFNHSAAEPVHFLQIWIGPSVRGVEPRYQQASVSDDEKRGKLRLIVSPEGRDGSLKIRQDTRVYAGLFDGDASEQFVLPAERFAYVHVARGSVTVNGVALQEGDGARIRDEQALQIANGKQAEVLLFDLRPIEVTAEWA, encoded by the coding sequence ATGATTGAAGTCAGAGCAGCCAATCAACGCGGCCGCGCCGAACACGGCTGGCTCAGATCGCGTCACACGTTCTCGTTCGCCGAATACTACGATCCGGCGCAGGTCGGGTTTTCGGACCTGCTGGTGATCAATGACGATCGCGTCGCGCCCGGCCGCGGTTTCGGCATGCATCCCCATCGCGACATGGAGATCCTGTCGTACGTGCTCGAAGGCGCGCTCGAGCACCGCGACACGATGGGCACGGGCTCGGTGATCGTACCGGGCGACGTGCAGCTGATGAGCGCGGGCAAGGGCATCGCGCACAGCGAATTCAACCATTCGGCGGCGGAGCCCGTGCATTTCCTGCAGATCTGGATCGGGCCGTCGGTGCGGGGCGTCGAGCCGCGCTATCAGCAGGCCAGCGTGAGCGACGACGAAAAGCGCGGGAAGCTGCGCCTCATCGTGTCGCCCGAAGGTCGGGACGGCTCGTTGAAGATTCGCCAGGACACGCGGGTTTACGCGGGCCTGTTCGACGGCGATGCGAGTGAGCAGTTCGTGCTGCCGGCGGAACGCTTCGCGTACGTTCACGTCGCGCGCGGATCGGTGACGGTCAACGGCGTCGCGCTGCAAGAGGGCGACGGCGCGCGGATTCGCGATGAGCAGGCGCTGCAGATCGCGAACGGCAAGCAGGCGGAGGTCCTGTTGTTCGATCTGCGGCCGATCGAAGTCACCGCCGAGTGGGCGTGA
- a CDS encoding YoaK family protein has protein sequence MKPNLPSLLTFNGGYVDTAGFLALQGLFTAHVTGNFVTLGATLVSGSTGAIAKLLALPVFCIVVLAAGAARRLMLRARAPALKILLGMQWLLLAVGAALAIRMGPFTDGDAWPAIVTGMILVMAMAIQNAVHRLHLPDALPTTLMTGTVTQLMLHLSNRVAGDDAQRTGGPSRLANMAWTVVTFALGCGVAAGLYLIGGAWAFALPPVLIAAALLVDEEKAMEKAL, from the coding sequence ATGAAACCGAACCTCCCTTCGCTGCTCACGTTCAACGGCGGTTATGTCGATACCGCGGGCTTTCTCGCGCTGCAAGGCCTGTTCACCGCGCACGTGACGGGCAACTTCGTCACGCTCGGCGCGACGCTCGTCTCCGGAAGCACGGGCGCCATCGCGAAGCTCCTGGCGCTGCCGGTTTTCTGTATCGTCGTGCTCGCCGCGGGCGCGGCGCGCCGCTTGATGCTCCGCGCGCGCGCGCCGGCGCTGAAGATCCTGCTGGGCATGCAGTGGCTGCTGCTCGCCGTCGGCGCGGCGCTCGCGATCCGCATGGGCCCGTTCACGGACGGCGATGCGTGGCCGGCGATCGTGACCGGGATGATCCTCGTGATGGCGATGGCGATCCAGAACGCGGTCCATCGGCTGCATTTGCCGGACGCGCTGCCCACGACGCTGATGACGGGCACCGTCACGCAACTGATGCTGCATCTGTCGAACCGTGTCGCCGGCGACGATGCACAGCGCACGGGCGGACCGTCGCGGCTCGCGAACATGGCGTGGACCGTCGTGACGTTCGCGCTCGGATGCGGGGTGGCGGCGGGCCTCTATCTGATCGGCGGCGCGTGGGCGTTCGCGTTGCCGCCGGTGCTGATCGCGGCCGCGCTGCTCGTCGACGAAGAAAAGGCGATGGAGAAGGCGTTGTGA
- a CDS encoding cyclic nucleotide-binding domain-containing protein produces MNHLRNLLGHLKHTDDFAAYRLSQDLVERASRYGSIVDVDGGAALCISGTRSDYLYIVLEGATRCASRAHLPIPSGVDHGPGTFTGELDLLNDVACEVTVIASSACRLVRIHRATLKHLMQREPDLRDILVRLFLLRRICLLAVDLPLPSPARRTSSARHRDDEHEFDVAIVGGGPAGMIAAAHAASLRLNTVVVEGRLPFGIDDEFAAPDAAARWQFGPHLTIRNHTVRLDCNAYPFGLVARDGERIHANAVVIASSLRPEYSPRLARVVLRANTEWLCGAVDVDDSGFVRTGRAASGMTLAAAFESSQPGVFAIGEVRAGPRRSAVENMSDGAVVVDAIRRFIRAYPA; encoded by the coding sequence ATGAATCACCTCCGAAATCTACTGGGGCATCTGAAGCATACCGATGACTTCGCCGCGTACAGGCTGTCGCAAGACCTGGTCGAACGCGCGTCCCGGTATGGTTCGATCGTCGACGTCGACGGCGGCGCGGCGCTGTGCATCAGCGGAACGCGCAGCGATTACCTGTACATCGTGCTCGAAGGCGCGACCCGATGCGCGTCGCGCGCGCACCTGCCGATTCCGTCCGGCGTCGATCACGGGCCCGGCACCTTCACCGGCGAGCTCGATCTGCTCAATGACGTCGCATGCGAGGTCACGGTGATCGCATCGTCCGCATGCCGGCTCGTGCGGATCCATCGCGCGACGCTCAAGCATCTGATGCAGCGGGAGCCGGATCTACGCGACATCCTCGTCCGCCTCTTCCTGCTTCGCCGCATCTGCCTGCTCGCCGTCGATCTTCCGCTTCCTTCGCCCGCGCGACGCACGTCGTCCGCCCGCCATCGCGACGACGAGCATGAATTCGACGTGGCGATCGTCGGCGGCGGCCCGGCCGGCATGATCGCCGCCGCGCACGCCGCATCGCTGCGCCTGAACACCGTCGTCGTCGAAGGCCGGCTGCCGTTCGGGATCGACGACGAATTCGCGGCGCCCGACGCGGCGGCGCGCTGGCAATTCGGTCCTCATCTGACGATCCGCAACCACACCGTTCGCCTCGACTGCAATGCCTACCCGTTCGGCCTCGTCGCCCGAGACGGCGAACGCATTCATGCAAACGCCGTCGTGATCGCGTCGTCGCTGCGCCCGGAGTACAGCCCGCGGCTCGCGCGCGTCGTGCTTCGCGCGAACACTGAATGGCTCTGCGGCGCAGTCGACGTCGACGACAGCGGATTCGTCCGCACCGGACGCGCGGCGTCCGGCATGACCCTCGCCGCCGCGTTCGAAAGCTCGCAGCCCGGCGTGTTCGCGATCGGCGAAGTGCGCGCGGGACCGCGGCGCTCGGCCGTCGAGAACATGTCGGACGGCGCGGTCGTCGTCGATGCGATTCGCCGCTTCATCCGCGCCTATCCCGCTTGA
- a CDS encoding helix-turn-helix domain-containing protein, whose protein sequence is MNCIDLAPIGLHDAFRGATMQTIDVRVDGHAPVALTRVRHPEPGFGVVEFMPPVDSCLIGMSLMSPSTRPQRASSGLDDAPCRDTRIALRIRQDDEPFRADLHQPFDMLFHALPHRTLAELAAEMRMGGVRELACPDDSQDAVLQCLVDVLLSASAANSPPSPLLAGHVARAMQIHVVQKYGVVAPNVSAKGGLAGWQLERAKAILTENVAGEVPISQVASACGLSRSYFIKAFRQTVGTTPHRWLLEHKIERVKRSLLSKSEPIADIAHQCGFSDQAHLTRVFTSMIGTPPAAWRRMNRK, encoded by the coding sequence ATGAACTGCATCGATCTTGCCCCCATTGGCCTGCACGACGCGTTTCGCGGCGCGACGATGCAGACGATCGACGTCCGCGTCGACGGCCATGCGCCCGTCGCGCTGACGCGCGTGCGCCATCCGGAGCCCGGCTTCGGCGTCGTCGAGTTCATGCCGCCCGTCGATAGCTGCCTGATCGGCATGTCGCTGATGTCGCCGTCGACGCGCCCGCAACGCGCGTCATCGGGCCTCGACGACGCGCCGTGTCGCGATACGCGCATCGCCTTGCGAATCCGGCAGGATGACGAACCGTTTCGAGCCGACCTGCATCAGCCGTTCGACATGCTCTTCCATGCGTTGCCACACCGAACGCTGGCCGAGCTGGCCGCCGAAATGCGGATGGGCGGCGTTCGCGAGCTGGCTTGTCCGGACGACAGCCAAGATGCGGTGCTGCAGTGCCTCGTCGACGTGCTGCTGAGCGCGTCGGCGGCGAATTCGCCACCCAGCCCGCTGCTCGCTGGCCATGTCGCGCGCGCGATGCAGATCCACGTCGTCCAGAAATACGGTGTGGTCGCGCCGAACGTGTCCGCGAAGGGCGGGTTGGCCGGCTGGCAACTGGAGCGGGCGAAGGCGATCCTCACCGAGAACGTCGCCGGCGAAGTGCCGATTTCGCAGGTCGCGTCCGCATGCGGCCTGTCGCGCAGCTACTTCATCAAGGCGTTCCGGCAAACGGTCGGCACGACGCCGCATCGATGGCTGCTCGAGCACAAGATCGAACGCGTCAAGCGCAGCCTGCTGTCGAAGTCCGAGCCGATCGCCGACATCGCGCATCAGTGCGGCTTCTCGGATCAGGCGCATCTGACGCGCGTCTTCACCAGCATGATCGGCACGCCGCCCGCCGCGTGGCGGCGCATGAACCGGAAATAG
- a CDS encoding helix-turn-helix domain-containing protein: MSPLARHSPPQTTAKDSLGCTSSGFLTNIERQTALFGFYRKHTTGLRLEQVSTPASGRGILIGISLSDGHRRKIIRGSRSATHDFRVDSIYARDFSEDYRADMVSNFNFMLIELSPMFLDGLADGSRRAGLDGIAPTVAHDDRLLGQLGRALALALQSSDAADAMLLDQLGMAIGTHAMHAYGGVPCDEPKQRQRLSAQLEMRAKEMLTTGAMSIDEIANACRVSRSYFIKAFSATTGKTPHQWLIEQRIDTAKHLLAHGDWTLARIAEHCGFSSQSHFTQTFTKVVGLPPGGWRRRARA, from the coding sequence ATGAGTCCGCTTGCACGCCATTCGCCGCCGCAAACGACCGCGAAAGACTCGCTGGGCTGCACGTCGAGCGGCTTTCTGACGAACATCGAGCGTCAGACGGCGCTGTTCGGTTTCTACCGCAAGCACACGACCGGCTTGCGCCTCGAGCAGGTCTCGACGCCGGCCTCCGGACGCGGCATCCTGATCGGCATTTCGTTGTCCGACGGACATCGCCGAAAGATCATCCGCGGCAGCCGTTCGGCAACGCACGATTTCCGGGTCGATTCGATCTACGCGCGCGACTTCTCCGAAGACTATCGCGCGGACATGGTGTCCAATTTCAACTTCATGCTGATCGAGCTGTCGCCGATGTTCCTCGACGGCCTCGCCGACGGCAGCCGCCGCGCGGGCCTCGACGGCATCGCGCCGACGGTCGCGCACGACGACCGCCTGCTCGGCCAGCTCGGACGCGCACTGGCGCTGGCGCTGCAATCGAGCGACGCGGCCGATGCGATGCTCCTCGACCAATTGGGCATGGCGATCGGCACGCACGCGATGCACGCCTACGGCGGCGTGCCGTGCGACGAGCCGAAGCAGCGGCAACGCCTGTCCGCGCAGCTCGAGATGCGTGCGAAGGAGATGCTGACGACGGGCGCGATGTCGATCGACGAAATCGCGAATGCATGCCGCGTGTCGCGCAGCTACTTCATCAAGGCGTTCAGCGCGACGACAGGCAAGACGCCGCATCAGTGGCTCATCGAGCAGCGCATCGATACCGCGAAGCACCTGCTCGCGCACGGCGACTGGACGCTCGCGCGCATCGCCGAGCATTGCGGGTTCTCGAGCCAGAGCCATTTCACGCAGACGTTCACGAAGGTCGTCGGCTTGCCGCCCGGCGGATGGCGACGGCGCGCACGCGCCTGA
- a CDS encoding MFS transporter, with amino-acid sequence MNTNLASPATAGAMPQMARSLILLFAFSCGAIVANLYYAQPIIALIAPDLHMSTGMASLIVSLTQIGYAAGLFFLVPLGDLVENKKLMIVTALMSIASLALAASVREPGVFLAVSLIVGFSSVAVQLLIPLAAHLAPSESRGRVVGTIMSGLLLGILLSRPVASFVADHFGWRAVFAFGAITMAIVTALLMLTIPSRRPEHKATYAQLIRSLERLVATQPVLRERSLYQGLMFGSFSLFWTAVPVELMNHYHLSQSAIALFSLVGAMGATSAPIAGRLADAGHAERATIVALVLAAASFVPALLVPGAGVAGLVATGILLDFAVQMNMVLGQREIYALDAHSRNRLNSIYMTSIFVGGAIGSALASVLYEHGGWTWIAIVGALFPLAALARFIVKSRSEQ; translated from the coding sequence ATGAACACCAACCTTGCCTCTCCGGCCACCGCCGGAGCCATGCCGCAGATGGCGCGCAGCCTGATCCTGCTGTTCGCCTTCAGTTGCGGCGCGATCGTCGCCAATCTCTATTACGCGCAACCGATCATCGCGCTGATCGCGCCGGATCTTCACATGTCCACCGGCATGGCGAGCCTCATCGTGTCGCTCACGCAGATCGGCTATGCGGCCGGCCTGTTCTTTCTGGTGCCGCTCGGCGATCTGGTCGAGAACAAGAAGCTGATGATCGTCACCGCGCTGATGTCGATCGCGAGCCTCGCGCTCGCCGCCAGCGTCCGCGAGCCGGGCGTGTTCCTCGCCGTGTCGCTGATCGTCGGCTTCAGCTCGGTCGCGGTTCAGCTGCTGATCCCGCTCGCCGCGCATCTCGCGCCGAGCGAATCGCGCGGACGCGTCGTCGGCACGATCATGAGCGGGCTCTTGCTCGGCATCCTGCTGTCGCGTCCCGTCGCGAGCTTCGTCGCCGATCATTTCGGCTGGCGCGCCGTGTTCGCGTTCGGCGCGATCACGATGGCGATCGTGACCGCGCTGCTGATGCTGACGATCCCGAGCCGCCGGCCCGAGCACAAGGCAACGTACGCGCAACTGATCCGCTCGCTCGAAAGGCTCGTCGCGACGCAGCCCGTGCTGCGCGAGCGGTCGCTCTACCAGGGCTTGATGTTCGGCTCGTTCAGCCTGTTCTGGACGGCCGTGCCGGTCGAGCTGATGAATCACTACCATCTGTCGCAATCGGCGATTGCGCTGTTCTCGCTGGTCGGCGCGATGGGCGCGACGTCCGCTCCGATCGCCGGCCGCCTCGCCGACGCCGGCCACGCCGAGCGCGCGACCATCGTCGCGCTCGTGCTCGCGGCGGCGAGCTTCGTGCCGGCCCTGCTCGTTCCCGGCGCCGGCGTGGCGGGGCTCGTCGCGACCGGAATTCTGCTCGACTTCGCGGTGCAGATGAACATGGTGCTCGGCCAGCGGGAGATCTACGCGCTCGACGCGCACAGCCGCAATCGCCTGAACTCGATCTACATGACGAGCATCTTCGTCGGCGGCGCGATCGGCTCGGCGCTCGCGAGCGTTCTTTACGAGCACGGCGGCTGGACCTGGATCGCGATCGTCGGCGCGCTCTTTCCGCTCGCGGCGCTCGCACGTTTCATCGTGAAGTCGCGGTCGGAACAATGA
- a CDS encoding alkene reductase encodes MHDHLFEPIKVGTRVLPHRIAMAPLTRSRAGQPGNVPTPMNAEYYRQRASAALIITEATQISQQGQGYAWTPGIHTDAQIDGWRAVSRAVHASGGTIFLQLWHVGRVSHPVFQPDGVPPVAPSAIAASGKTFIVDADGAGAWADVPVPRELTVAEIEAIVDDFRRAARNAIAAGMDGVEIHAGNGYLIDQFINSNSNRRTDVYGGSAERRARFLLEIVAAVSDEIGAERVAVRLTPMGRFMGMGDDTPEQTFGYIARRLNDWPLAYLHLVEPAVVGTTKEEQVDPRWDALILALRRAYRGVLMLAGGYDAASAEQAIATGRADLIAFGRAFIANPDLPARLRGAHALNAPDPQTFFGGAEAGYVDYPSLA; translated from the coding sequence ATGCACGACCATCTTTTCGAGCCGATCAAGGTCGGCACCCGCGTGCTGCCGCATCGCATCGCAATGGCGCCGCTCACCCGCTCGCGGGCCGGGCAGCCGGGCAACGTGCCGACGCCGATGAACGCCGAGTATTACCGCCAGCGTGCGAGCGCCGCGCTGATCATCACGGAGGCGACGCAGATTTCCCAGCAGGGGCAGGGCTACGCATGGACGCCCGGCATCCACACCGACGCGCAGATCGATGGCTGGCGCGCGGTGAGCCGCGCGGTTCATGCGAGCGGCGGCACGATCTTCCTGCAGTTGTGGCATGTCGGGCGCGTATCGCATCCCGTGTTTCAGCCTGACGGCGTGCCGCCCGTCGCGCCGAGCGCGATCGCGGCGTCCGGAAAGACATTCATCGTCGATGCGGACGGCGCGGGCGCATGGGCCGACGTGCCCGTGCCGCGCGAGCTGACGGTCGCGGAGATCGAGGCGATCGTCGACGATTTCCGGCGGGCGGCGCGCAATGCGATCGCCGCGGGCATGGACGGCGTCGAGATTCATGCGGGCAATGGCTATCTGATCGACCAGTTCATCAATTCGAACAGCAATCGCAGAACCGATGTGTACGGCGGCAGCGCCGAGCGTCGCGCGCGCTTCCTGCTGGAGATCGTCGCGGCGGTGTCGGACGAAATCGGCGCGGAACGCGTCGCGGTGCGCTTGACGCCGATGGGGCGATTCATGGGCATGGGCGACGACACGCCCGAGCAGACGTTCGGCTACATCGCGCGGCGCCTGAACGACTGGCCGCTCGCCTATTTGCATCTGGTCGAGCCGGCGGTGGTCGGCACGACGAAAGAGGAGCAGGTCGATCCGCGCTGGGATGCGCTGATCCTCGCGCTGCGGCGCGCGTATCGCGGCGTGCTGATGCTCGCGGGCGGCTACGACGCGGCGAGCGCCGAGCAGGCGATCGCGACCGGGCGCGCCGATCTGATCGCATTCGGCCGCGCATTCATCGCGAATCCGGATCTGCCGGCGCGGCTGCGCGGCGCGCATGCGTTGAATGCGCCGGATCCGCAGACGTTCTTCGGCGGGGCCGAAGCCGGCTACGTCGATTATCCGAGTCTTGCCTGA
- a CDS encoding FAD binding domain-containing protein translates to MNTRQQHRAVIVGGSLGGLFAATSLRSIGWDVDVFERSPHDLDSRGGGLVLQPDVLDAFRFGGIDYTGPLGVRSEYRQFVDARGDIAQRQRMPQTQTAWSMLYGTLKASLPAGMIRSGVALTDIVREDAEVRARFSDGADVRADLLIGADGPDSTTRRLLLPGSLPAYAGYVAWRGLVPEPRLDAAAAAQLTNAFTFQQEAGHQLLAYLIPGEDGSTVPGERRWNWVWYRRLPAGDALRAALTDRHGIVRTHSIPPGAMSDAQRRGLLDDAGMQLAPALAALVAATDAPFMQIIQDYRTPRMVFGRAVLLGDAAFVARPHTGAGTAKAATNTVSLARAIDASGGDVDRALAAWQSTQWQYGVQLTDWGIALGKRITGVFDAAHAA, encoded by the coding sequence ATGAATACCCGACAACAACATCGTGCGGTGATCGTCGGCGGGTCGCTCGGCGGCCTGTTCGCCGCGACGTCGCTCCGCTCGATCGGCTGGGACGTCGACGTCTTCGAACGCTCGCCGCACGACCTCGACAGCCGGGGCGGCGGGCTCGTCCTGCAGCCGGACGTGCTCGACGCGTTCCGGTTCGGCGGCATCGACTACACCGGACCGCTCGGCGTACGAAGCGAATATCGTCAATTTGTCGACGCCCGCGGCGACATCGCGCAGCGCCAGCGAATGCCGCAGACGCAGACCGCGTGGAGCATGCTCTACGGCACGCTCAAGGCGAGTCTGCCCGCCGGGATGATCCGCTCGGGCGTCGCGTTGACCGACATCGTCCGGGAAGACGCCGAAGTCCGTGCGCGCTTCTCGGACGGCGCGGACGTGCGGGCCGATCTGCTGATCGGCGCGGACGGCCCCGATTCGACGACGCGCCGTCTGCTGCTGCCGGGAAGCCTTCCCGCCTATGCCGGCTACGTCGCATGGCGCGGCCTCGTGCCCGAGCCGCGCCTCGACGCGGCAGCGGCCGCGCAACTGACGAACGCGTTCACGTTCCAGCAGGAAGCGGGGCATCAACTGCTCGCTTATCTGATTCCCGGCGAAGACGGCTCGACCGTGCCGGGCGAACGGCGCTGGAACTGGGTGTGGTATCGCCGGCTGCCCGCGGGCGACGCGCTGCGCGCCGCCCTCACCGATCGGCACGGCATCGTCCGCACGCACTCGATCCCGCCCGGCGCGATGAGCGACGCGCAGCGCCGCGGCCTGCTCGACGACGCCGGCATGCAACTCGCGCCCGCGCTCGCGGCGCTGGTCGCGGCAACCGACGCGCCGTTCATGCAGATCATCCAGGACTACCGGACGCCGCGCATGGTGTTCGGCCGCGCTGTGCTGCTCGGCGACGCGGCGTTCGTCGCGCGGCCGCACACGGGCGCAGGCACGGCGAAAGCGGCGACGAACACGGTGTCGCTCGCACGCGCGATCGATGCGTCCGGCGGCGACGTCGATCGCGCGCTCGCCGCCTGGCAATCGACGCAATGGCAATACGGCGTGCAGTTGACCGACTGGGGCATCGCGCTCGGCAAGCGGATCACGGGCGTCTTCGACGCCGCGCACGCGGCGTGA
- a CDS encoding DsbA family oxidoreductase, producing the protein MSATTVKVCNASSLSISFLLRIAQRRFAFCRHSASYPRRLRCAHANRKERTMSSIAIQVTHDFTCPWCAVGESNLRRGIAESGVREPVIVTYRAFEVDPSLPNEGADRAAYRVRRLGSPTRARQADADAALAGRRAGVAFDFDRISIMPNTLLAHRLLNFAATAGDDDRAGALSSAIFDAYFARGLDIGDRDVLLRLASQTGLDPYAVDAYLASDAGVAAVRQSRVRALHDGIRLLPAFAIGDERISGAQPANVFARALRAATPRETPPDAIQLTEAHS; encoded by the coding sequence GTGTCGGCGACGACGGTAAAAGTCTGCAACGCAAGTAGCTTGTCCATATCGTTCCTATTGCGAATCGCGCAACGCCGGTTTGCTTTTTGCCGGCATTCTGCATCTTATCCGCGCCGTCTACGCTGTGCACATGCCAATCGCAAGGAGCGGACGATGTCTTCGATCGCCATTCAGGTCACGCACGACTTCACGTGCCCGTGGTGCGCGGTCGGCGAGTCCAATCTGCGGCGCGGCATCGCGGAAAGCGGCGTGCGCGAGCCCGTGATCGTCACGTATCGCGCATTCGAAGTCGATCCGTCACTGCCGAACGAAGGCGCCGATCGCGCCGCGTACCGCGTGCGCCGGCTCGGCAGCCCGACGCGCGCGCGACAGGCCGATGCCGACGCCGCGCTGGCCGGCAGGCGCGCGGGCGTCGCGTTCGATTTCGACCGCATCTCGATCATGCCGAACACGCTGCTCGCGCACCGTCTGCTGAACTTCGCCGCGACGGCCGGCGACGACGATCGCGCAGGCGCGCTGTCGTCGGCGATCTTCGACGCGTACTTCGCGCGCGGGCTCGACATCGGCGATCGCGACGTGCTGCTGCGGCTCGCCTCGCAAACCGGCCTCGATCCGTACGCGGTCGACGCGTATCTCGCGTCGGACGCCGGCGTCGCGGCGGTCAGGCAATCGCGCGTCCGCGCGCTGCATGACGGCATCCGGCTGCTGCCCGCGTTCGCGATCGGCGACGAGCGCATCAGCGGCGCGCAACCGGCGAACGTCTTCGCGCGCGCGTTGCGCGCCGCGACGCCGCGCGAAACGCCGCCGGACGCGATTCAACTCACGGAGGCACACTCATGA
- a CDS encoding LysR family transcriptional regulator — protein MDKLLALQTFTVVADTGGFSKAARQLGTATSSVTRLMDALEASLGVTLLTRTTRHVTLTDAGATYLDQVGGLLSQLVEADESVADAGGEPVGTLRVSVPVTYARIVLGPHLSAFLDEYPRVSLDLVVSDAYLDLATDRIDVAVRIGAPSQDPGLVVRKLMENRRIVVASHDYLDRMGTPVAPGDLASHRCLRFPYRQGRQSWTFSRDGQSDKVEINGRLTANSLDVLRESVLSGQGIALVPTWLVHDDIVAGRMLPLFESWCVTPPGGGAQVYAAYLPNRRHSRKVRTFIAFLAERMPDALDG, from the coding sequence ATGGACAAGCTACTTGCGTTGCAGACTTTTACCGTCGTCGCCGACACGGGCGGCTTCTCGAAAGCCGCACGGCAGCTCGGCACCGCGACGTCGTCGGTGACGCGGCTGATGGATGCGCTGGAGGCGTCGCTCGGCGTGACGCTGCTCACGCGCACGACGCGCCACGTGACGCTCACCGACGCCGGCGCGACCTATCTCGACCAGGTCGGCGGCCTGCTGTCGCAACTCGTCGAGGCCGACGAGAGCGTGGCCGACGCCGGCGGCGAGCCCGTCGGCACGCTGCGCGTATCGGTGCCCGTCACGTATGCGCGCATCGTCCTCGGCCCGCATCTGTCGGCGTTTCTCGATGAATATCCGCGCGTGTCGCTCGATCTCGTCGTGTCGGACGCCTATCTCGATCTCGCGACCGACCGCATCGACGTCGCCGTGCGGATCGGCGCGCCGTCTCAGGATCCCGGCCTCGTCGTGCGCAAGCTGATGGAGAATCGACGCATCGTCGTCGCGAGCCATGACTATCTCGACAGGATGGGCACGCCCGTCGCGCCGGGCGATCTCGCGTCGCATCGGTGCCTGCGTTTCCCGTATCGGCAGGGGCGGCAGAGCTGGACGTTCAGCCGGGACGGCCAATCGGACAAGGTCGAAATCAACGGCAGGCTGACGGCGAACAGCCTCGACGTGCTGCGCGAAAGCGTGCTGAGCGGGCAGGGCATCGCGCTCGTGCCGACGTGGCTCGTGCACGACGACATTGTCGCGGGCCGCATGCTGCCGTTGTTCGAATCGTGGTGCGTGACGCCGCCGGGCGGCGGCGCGCAGGTCTATGCGGCGTATCTGCCGAACCGGCGGCATTCGCGGAAGGTGCGGACGTTCATCGCGTTTCTCGCCGAGCGCATGCCCGATGCGCTCGACGGCTGA